A single genomic interval of Daucus carota subsp. sativus chromosome 1, DH1 v3.0, whole genome shotgun sequence harbors:
- the LOC108223230 gene encoding uncharacterized protein LOC108223230 has product MDKFQDQAALSCELSIKKARNIEFNSTGSLFVRCYMSAGNKNRVRFETREVSSSNMAWNQSFSLDCFGTKECMSSMLSEGTVSFELRWRSRISIFGRRKSQLLGKSEVPWRTVYESSTMDTEKWIVMNSRKSLADGVKPPAVQIGMKVGGALPAISKAIRQTKRCGEKCECKDCVNCDLFAIDAALEFF; this is encoded by the coding sequence atggatAAATTTCAAGATCAAGCAGCTTTGAGCTGTGAATTAAGTATCAAAAAAGCCAGAAACATCGAATTTAATTCCACGGGGAGCTTGTTCGTGAGATGTTACATGTCTGCAGGAAACAAGAATAGAGTTCGATTCGAGACCAGAGAAGTATCATCATCAAATATGGCGTGGAACCAATCTTTCTCCTTAGATTGTTTCGGAACCAAAGAGTGTATGAGCAGCATGCTCTCTGAAGGAACCGTGAGCTTTGAGCTTAGATGGAGGAGCAGAATTTCAATTTTCGGAAGAAGAAAGTCACAGCTCCTAGGAAAATCGGAGGTACCGTGGAGAACTGTTTACGAGTCGTCAACGATGGATACTGAGAAATGGATTGTAATGAATTCGAGAAAGAGTTTAGCAGACGGTGTGAAGCCTCCGGCTGTGCAAATCGGAATGAAAGTTGGCGGAGCTCTGCCAGCAATTTCAAAGGCCATTAGACAAACTAAAAGATGTGGCGAAAAATGCGAATGTAAAGATTGTGTCAACTGTGACTTATTTGCAATTGATGCTGCTTTGGAGTTCTTTTAA